DNA sequence from the bacterium genome:
TTCTATTTCGCGGCCACGCACCTTTACGACCGCGGCAGCCAGGGCTGCGACGACCCCCTGGAGTACGTGAGCCTCTACGGCTACAGTTTCTGCGGCAACTTCGCACTGCTGCTCAACGCCCTCTGGCGCGCGGCCGGGTTCGAGACCGTGTTCCTAAACCCGGTGATCGGCATGCCCAGCGGGCACACGATCACGGCGGTCAAGTACGACGGCGCCTGGCACATGTACGATTCCCGGCTACGCGGCTATTTCCTTAACCGCGACAACCACAGCGTGGCCTCGCTGATCGACCTGGACCGGGACGATTTCCTGGTGCGGCGCGGCCTGGACTACGGTTTCCGCATGAACAACCACTGGGACTATTTCACCATCCTGACCAACTACTACAACTCCGAGTCGGACTGGTACGACGGCGAAAACGCGCATTTCGGCAACCGGAGCCTGTTTCACGCCACCTGCCCGGAGTGGGACAGCCGCCTGACACTGCGCAAGGGCGAGCGTGTGGTCCTGGGCCGCACTGAACAGGGCCGCTGGTGGAACCGCAAGGACCTCAGCCCCCGCTGGCAGCAGCTCCACCGTAACGAGGGCGGCGAGGCGAGCACAGTGCCGCCGCTGCTCTATGCCAATGGGAAGCTGATTTTCGATATTGACCCTGCCCTGGCCGCCGTCCAGGCCGCGGCGCGCTCCGGGATCAAAGCCGCGGGCGGCGCGTTCCAGCCAGAGCGGGCCGGTGAGCCGGGCAGTGTGACCTACCGCGTGCGCAGCCCCTATTTCATCCCCTCGATGCAGGTCGAGGCCACGGCGAATCTGGCCGGAGCAGGGGACCGGGTAACGGTGGAAATCTCCGCGGACAGCGGCCGCACCTGGGTCAGCCTGGGCGAGGCAACCGGACCGGGGGAGAAAAAGATCGAGCTGGCCAGTGATGAGACCCAGCGTTCCACCATGTACAGCACCGACAAGTACTCTTTCCTGGTGCGGTTCAGCCTGAGCGCCGCCGGCAAGCCCGCCGGCTGCCGCCTGAGCGGGGTGCGGGTCAGCGCCGACCTGTTCTACAGGCCGGAGCTGCTGCCCGAGCTCAAGGTGGGGGCGAACACGCTGGTCTGGCGCGACAGCGGCCGCGGGGGAGCGCCACGCAAGGTGAGTCTGCGCTGGCTGGAGGACACGAACATCACGTTCTCCGAGGACCGTCCCTGCGAGGATGACAGCGTCTTTATCAGCGCGCGGGTGACCAACCGCGGGGATGAGACTGCGAAAAACGTGCAGGTCCGGTTCTGGGACGGCGACCCGGAGCAGGGCGGAGTGGAGATCGGCCGCAGCGTGATCGCCTCTCTGGCCGCCGGAACCACCGCCCGGGTTGGAGTGCCCTGGCGCGCCGAAAAGCGCCACCTGGGGGCGAGCCAGGGTATCTCGCTGGCCAGCCACGCCGGGGTGCCGGGCTACGTGCACAACACGATTTTCGTGCGGGTGGAGCCGGAAGAGGGAACCACGGAGAGTGACACGGGCAACAACACTACCAGCCGCGAGATCACGGTCTACAACAAGGCCAACCTGGTGCTGGTCGATCCCTCCTTTGTCACTTTCTCCCGCAGCGGCGACAGCGTGCGCCTGTGCGCCATGATCCGCAACCAGAACCTCTACGGCTGGCTGACCCGGGCGCGGGAGGCGCGGGACGTGGCGGTGCGCTTCTACGACCGTCAGCCGGTCGAGGGCCGCCTGGATGCCCACCTGATCGGCGAGGCCGTAATCCCGCGGATAGAGCCGGGCGAGTTCGGTGCGGCGGAGGTGGAGTGGGATGTCAGCGGCCTGAGCGGACGCAAGCGGATTTACGTGGTGGTCGACCCGTTCGACCGCATACCGGAGGTCTGGCAGACCCACTCCGGCCAGTACATGCAGCTCAAGAAAGATATCGACCTGCCCGAGTGAGAGCGCGGGGCGGCCCGGCCGCCCTGTCAAGGAGCGAGAGTATGATGACTTCCCGGCAGCGCATGCTGGCCGCCCTGGAGCGACGAGTCCCGGACCGTTTGCCAGCCACCACGCACCATATCATGCCCAGTTTCCTGGAGGACCGTCTGCCGGGCCTGGACACGCAGGGTTTTTTCGACCGTTTCGGCCTGGATGCCCTCACCTGGACCGTGCCGCACCGCCCCGACCCGTCCAAAGGCCAGTATTTCGACCCGCAGCAGGGTGAGCCCGGGTTCCTGGAGAGCCGGCGGGTGGCGAGCGAAAACTGGCGGGTGCTGGAGGAGGAGGTCCCCGGCCACGAGTACCGGACCACGCGCTACCGTATCGTCACCCCGCGCGGCGAGCTCACCTGCGTGCTGCAGGGGGACCGTCACACCACCTGGGTCAGCGAGCACCTGATCAAACAGAAAAAGGACATCGAGCTGATCGCCGACTACGCCACCGCGCCGCTGTGCGATGTGGAGGCGGTGAACCGCGTGGCGGTGGAGTTCGGCGAGCGGGGCCTGGTGCGCGGCCACATCTGCTGCTTCGACATCTACGGCCAGCCGGGCTGCTGGCAGGACGCCTCCTGCCTGGTGGGCACCGAGCGGCTGATCATGGAGACTTTCGATGATCCGGAATGGGTCCACGCCCTGCTGAAAATACTCCAGGAGCGTAAGAAAGTGTTTGTCCGGTCTCTGGCCGGGGCGCGCTACGACCTCCTGGAACTGGGCGGCGGCGCGGCCAGCAGCACGGTGATCTCGCCCGATATGTTCGAGCGGTTTGTCGCCCCCTACGACAGCGAGCTGATCGCGCTGGCCCACGCGGCCGGCCAGCGGATCGCCTACCACCTGTGCGGCGGGATCATGCCGCTGCTGGAGCTGGCCGCTGGCATGGGGCCGGACGCCCTGGAGACTTTCACCCCGCCTGAGATGGGCGCGGATGCCCGTCTGGCCGAGGCCAAGGAGCGTATCGGCGGCAAGGTCTGCATGATCGGAGGGTTCGACCAGGTGCACTTTTTCACCGGCTGCACACCCGCCGAGACCGCGGCCGAGGTGCGGCGCTGTTTCGCGGCCGCGGGCGGGGGCGGCGGATACATTCTATGTCCATCGGACCATTTTTTCGACGCCGAGCCGGAGTGCCTGCAGGCCTACGCCTCCGCCGCGGCGTCCTGCCTGTACGACTGACAGCGGCGAGGAGGCTCCCAATGCGCTGGATCGAGATGTTCTGTTATGGTTTTGTCCTCACGGTCATAGTTCTGATCGCCCGCGGGGCGATTCTGGCTTATATCGATTTTCAGCGCGGCCGTCGCCACGAAAAACAACAGGGGCAATAAAAACCGACCGTGTCACGGCCCTCTCGGACCGCTGGTGTCCGATATCCTGAATACCGGCTTAAAATAACCTGGAGAAAAGATGATCGGCGGCTATGACATTGCGATAATTTTCGTCTGGCTGGCCCTGATGTTGGCCCTGGGCAAATACCTGGCGCGCAGTGTGTCCAACACGGATGATTTCTACCTGGCCAACCGCGCTATGCCGGTGACCCTGGTGATCTGCGCCCTGGGCGGCTGCAACCTGGGGATGTACAATTTCCTGGCCGAGGCGGGCAACGCCGCCCAGCAGGGCGTGAGCATCATCTGGCACGAGTGGACCGGCAACATGGCGTTCGCTTTCGCTGGGCTGTTCATCCTGCCGGCGTTCCGGCGGCTCAAGCTGACCACCGTGCCGGAGTTTATGGGCCTGCGCTACGGCCCCAAGGCCCACACGCTGACCGCTTTCATGTACTCGCTCAAGAGCGCCGCCAAGCTGAGCACGATGATGTACATGGGCGCCTACGCCGCCTCCATCATCATCCCGCAGCTCAATTTCTATGTCTGGATCTGCATTTTCGCGCTGGTGGTGGGGGTCTACACCTACGAGGGCGGGATGGTCAGCCTGATTTTCACCTCCGCCGCCCAGTTCATCATGATCCTGGTCGCCTCGCTGATCGGCTACTCCTTCATCGCGGCCAAGGTGGGCGGGCTGCCCGGGATAGTGGAGAAGCTGCCCGCGGAGATGATGAATTTCGTGCCGGCCCAGGGCAAGTTCGACTTCAAGTTCATCCTCGCCATCCTGTTCCTGGGGGTGAACGCCTGGACCTGCGACCAGAGCATGCTGCAGCGCTCGTTCGGCTCCAAGAACGTCAAGACCCTGGTGCGGGCCATGGTGCTGACCGGCATCGTGCTCACGCCGATCAACCCGTTCCATTTCTTCTCCGGCCTGGCCGCGCGCATCCTGGTTCCCGAGGCGCCCTCGATGAGCGTGGACGCGATCATGATCCAGCTCTACACCAGCCTCATCCCCACGGTATTCCTGGGCCTGTTCATCGCCGGGCTTCTCTCCGGGCAGCTCTCTGTGATCGGGGCCGAGCTGAACGCCGGAGCCACGGTCCTGGCCCAGGACATCTGGCAGCGCTGGCGCCGGACCGCGCCCAGCCCGCAGCAGAAACTGCGTTTTTCGCGCCTGATGACCCTGCTGATGACCGGCCTGATGCTGCTCGGCTCGATCCTGGTGCTCAAGGTCGGTTCGGTGGTGGATGTGTTCCTCTCGATCATCGGCATTTTCGACACACCGATTTTCGTGGTCGCGATCCTCTACGGTCTCAAAGTAAGGCGGATCAACCAGGCCGGGGCCATCGCCGGGTATCTGGGCGGAGCGCTCTGTGGCGGCGTGGCGCGCTGGGCCTGCACGGCCTACAACCTGCCGGACTACCTGTGGTGGACCACTGTCTCGGCGTTCTTGGGCGCGGCGATAATCGCGCTGGTGGTGAGCCTGTTCTTCGCCCCGCCCGACCGCGCCAAGATCGACGCCCTGTACGAGCGGGAGCAGGAGGAGGACGCGGACTGGTACCATATCATCCCGCGCTCGCTGCTGGGCAAGTGCACCCTGGGCCTGATTATAATCGGTGCGGCGCTGTTCTTCGCCGGGATACTGATCGGCGGGATGGGCGGGGCGCACGCCTCGCTGCTGGCCGTGGGCGGGATGGTCGTCTATTTCGTGGGTTGCGGAACACGTCTTCTTTTCGAGTAAGTACGGGCAAGGAAAGGATCGGGAAATGGATTTCAAGACGACACGCACGGAAAACGGCCTGCGCATAATGAGCGGCTCGCTGCGCCTGGACATAGACAACGCCCTGGCGCTGCGTCCGGCCCTGGCGGATGGAAACGGAGGCTGGCTCTGCCCGGTGACCGCCGAGACCCCGCTCGCCCCGGCGTTCTACCTTCAGCTCGAGGGCCTGGCGGTGACCGCTTTCCGCTCCGACTGGGAGCGGACAGAAGTCTGCCAGGTGGGCTCCAGCCTGGGGCCGGGCAAACGGGTCGTGCTGCACGGCGCGGCCGATCAGTACGGCCACCCGCTGTACCCGGGCCTGAAAATCGGCGTGAAACTGGAGCTGGAGTTCTACGATCGATACCCCTCGGCCTTTGTGGGCGCGGCCGAGTTCACCAACCTGGGCCGCCGCACCTACCGTGTCGACCGTCTGGCCGGCAGCCACTACCGCCTGGACCGCCGCCTGCTGGAGCCCGAGGCCGCGCCCTGGGCTTTCGCCTCCTACCACGGGGCGGCCTGGCGCTGGGGCACGGACTACGAGGTGGTCTGGCTGGACAGCCGTTTCAGCCGTCAGAATTTCATGGGCCTGGGCGAGTTGACCGGCTCGGGCGGCGAGGGCGGCGGCACCCCGCTGGTCGACCTCTGGTCGCCGAAAGTCGGCCTGGCCGTAGCCAGCGCCGAGCCGCGTCCGGAGTGGATCAGCCTGCCGGTGAGCGCCGGGCGTGACGGCCTGGTGGAGCTGTGCGTGGAGGAGGCGCCCGAGGCGCGCCTGGGCCAGAAAACAACCCTCGGCCCCGGCGAGAGCCTGCGCACGATCCGCTCGCTCACCGTGCTGCACAAGCTGGATTTCCACGACGCCCTGCGCACCTACGCCGACATCCTGCGCTCGCAGGGCGTGGCGATACCGCTCAACTCTCCCGCGGCCTGCCACGAGCCGTACTGGAAAAGCTGGGGTTTCGGCCTGGATTTCACCCAGGAGCAGATTTTCGGCGCCCTGCCGGAGCTTAAGGAATTCGGCATCCGCACCGCGCTGCTGGATGACGGCTGGTTCGTGCATTACGGCGACTGGGAGCCGCACCCAGCGCCGGGCAAGTTCCCGGGCGGCGAGAAAGACCTCCAGGAGTTCACCCGGCGCATGCAGGCCGAGGGGTTCAAGATCGGCCTCTGGTGGTATCCGCAGGGGGTCAGCCCCGACAGCCGCCTGGCCGCCGAGCACCCGGACTGGCTCGTGCGTCGGGAGGACGGCTCTTTCCCCACCTGCCAGCGCGGCCTCTACTACCTGTGCGCCGACTGCCCCGAGGCGGTGGAATACGTGCGCGGCCTGACCACAAAGATCATGGGCGACTGGGGCTTCGACTCGCTCTACCTCGACACCACCGGCCTGAGCGCCGCGCCGCCCTGTTTCAACCCGGCCCACGCCCACAGCTCGCCCCTGGACAGCTACCGCAACCAGTACAAGCTGTTCCGCGCGATCTACGAGACCGCCCGGGAGCTGAAAAACGGCTGCATGATCGAGATGTGCATCTGCGGCATCCCGCACGACCCGTTCAAGATGCCCTACTACAACCTGGCCAACGCCTCCGACCCGGTGAACCTGAACCAGGTCCGCCGCCGGATCAAGGTGGAGAAAGCTTTTCGCGGTCCCGCGTTCGCCGTGGGCGACTGCTACCAGATCCCGATCCACGAGTGGGAGGGCTGGTCGTGCCCGGAGTCGTTCGAAAGCGCGTTGGGCGCCGGGGCGCAGGCCACCACGCTGTACTCGAAGCTCAGCCCCGAGCAGATGGAAAAATGGAAACACTGGTTCGGCCTGTACCGTGAGCTGGGCCTGTCCAGCGGCGAGTACCTGAACCTCTACGACCTGGCCTGGGACAAGCCCGAAGCGCACGTGGTGAAAAAGGGCGATCGCCTTTATTATGGATTTTTCGCCGAACGCTGGAGCCGGGCCACGCCGCTTGAGTTGCGCGGCCTGGAGCCGGGCCGGGTCTACCGAGCGCGGGATTACGCCGCCG
Encoded proteins:
- a CDS encoding sodium:solute symporter family protein, which translates into the protein MIGGYDIAIIFVWLALMLALGKYLARSVSNTDDFYLANRAMPVTLVICALGGCNLGMYNFLAEAGNAAQQGVSIIWHEWTGNMAFAFAGLFILPAFRRLKLTTVPEFMGLRYGPKAHTLTAFMYSLKSAAKLSTMMYMGAYAASIIIPQLNFYVWICIFALVVGVYTYEGGMVSLIFTSAAQFIMILVASLIGYSFIAAKVGGLPGIVEKLPAEMMNFVPAQGKFDFKFILAILFLGVNAWTCDQSMLQRSFGSKNVKTLVRAMVLTGIVLTPINPFHFFSGLAARILVPEAPSMSVDAIMIQLYTSLIPTVFLGLFIAGLLSGQLSVIGAELNAGATVLAQDIWQRWRRTAPSPQQKLRFSRLMTLLMTGLMLLGSILVLKVGSVVDVFLSIIGIFDTPIFVVAILYGLKVRRINQAGAIAGYLGGALCGGVARWACTAYNLPDYLWWTTVSAFLGAAIIALVVSLFFAPPDRAKIDALYEREQEEDADWYHIIPRSLLGKCTLGLIIIGAALFFAGILIGGMGGAHASLLAVGGMVVYFVGCGTRLLFE
- a CDS encoding alpha-galactosidase: MDFKTTRTENGLRIMSGSLRLDIDNALALRPALADGNGGWLCPVTAETPLAPAFYLQLEGLAVTAFRSDWERTEVCQVGSSLGPGKRVVLHGAADQYGHPLYPGLKIGVKLELEFYDRYPSAFVGAAEFTNLGRRTYRVDRLAGSHYRLDRRLLEPEAAPWAFASYHGAAWRWGTDYEVVWLDSRFSRQNFMGLGELTGSGGEGGGTPLVDLWSPKVGLAVASAEPRPEWISLPVSAGRDGLVELCVEEAPEARLGQKTTLGPGESLRTIRSLTVLHKLDFHDALRTYADILRSQGVAIPLNSPAACHEPYWKSWGFGLDFTQEQIFGALPELKEFGIRTALLDDGWFVHYGDWEPHPAPGKFPGGEKDLQEFTRRMQAEGFKIGLWWYPQGVSPDSRLAAEHPDWLVRREDGSFPTCQRGLYYLCADCPEAVEYVRGLTTKIMGDWGFDSLYLDTTGLSAAPPCFNPAHAHSSPLDSYRNQYKLFRAIYETARELKNGCMIEMCICGIPHDPFKMPYYNLANASDPVNLNQVRRRIKVEKAFRGPAFAVGDCYQIPIHEWEGWSCPESFESALGAGAQATTLYSKLSPEQMEKWKHWFGLYRELGLSSGEYLNLYDLAWDKPEAHVVKKGDRLYYGFFAERWSRATPLELRGLEPGRVYRARDYAAGRDLGTVSAEKSVLAVAFRESLLVELTPEP